A genome region from Streptomyces sp. NBC_01296 includes the following:
- a CDS encoding phage tail protein has product MATRNNPYGAFNFLVKLGDTGGEDQIAGGFSDFSGAGNEVKFSEYRNGNDPENHVRKIANTNTTNDVTLKRGIIGDLRLFNWIKATREGAYDARTVTVTLHDEGRQPVCAWVLRAAQPKKWVGPTLTGKGGGEVAMEELHLVAERIDFQSL; this is encoded by the coding sequence ATGGCCACGCGCAACAACCCCTACGGAGCCTTCAACTTCCTCGTCAAGCTCGGTGACACCGGAGGCGAGGACCAGATCGCCGGCGGCTTCTCCGACTTCAGCGGAGCCGGCAACGAGGTGAAGTTCTCCGAGTACCGCAACGGCAACGACCCCGAGAACCACGTGCGCAAGATCGCCAACACCAATACGACGAACGACGTCACCCTCAAACGCGGAATCATCGGCGACCTGCGCCTCTTCAACTGGATCAAGGCCACCCGCGAGGGCGCGTACGACGCCCGCACCGTCACCGTCACCCTGCACGACGAGGGACGCCAACCGGTCTGCGCCTGGGTGCTGCGCGCCGCCCAGCCCAAGAAGTGGGTCGGCCCCACCCTCACGGGCAAGGGCGGCGGAGAGGTCGCGATGGAGGAGCTCCACCTCGTCGCCGAGCGCATCGACTTCCAGTCCCTTTGA
- a CDS encoding RNA-guided endonuclease InsQ/TnpB family protein, producing the protein MATTPLADDVTGRARYTYRLRVSSTALTRLDADWARCRWVWNECVAMSRKVHAVNKDAEQKITCGPAQLDKMLTEARRSMAWLREGASVPQQQTIRDFAKSRAKAMKDIKARLPMRQRAGMPRIKRKREASPSLNYTRRGFSIKHGRLHLAGGTVLTVVWSRDLPSAPTSVRVYRDSLGHWYASFVVTAEAQPLPVTGAVVGVDWGVKETATTTSDAHDLPHAEHGRTATARLARYQRMMARRATPKNRPDTVGYRKARKAAAKVSKKIARQRQDSGRKWAKTIVRDFDHLAVEDFRPRFLAKSTMARKAADAAISATKSALIEQARKHGRNLHLVHPAHTTMDCAPCGARTKHALPLSERTYTCTACGVSSPRDKNSARVMLVRAGLNPASADLVRPAPC; encoded by the coding sequence ATGGCCACGACACCGCTGGCCGATGACGTGACCGGGCGCGCCCGGTACACGTACCGGCTGCGCGTCTCGTCGACCGCGCTGACCCGGCTTGATGCCGATTGGGCGCGGTGCCGGTGGGTGTGGAACGAGTGCGTGGCGATGTCCCGCAAGGTCCACGCCGTCAACAAGGACGCCGAACAGAAGATCACGTGCGGTCCGGCGCAGCTCGACAAGATGCTGACCGAGGCGCGCCGGTCGATGGCCTGGCTGCGTGAGGGTGCTTCGGTACCACAGCAGCAGACCATCCGGGACTTCGCGAAGTCCCGTGCCAAGGCGATGAAAGACATCAAGGCGAGGCTGCCGATGCGGCAGCGGGCCGGGATGCCCCGGATCAAGCGGAAGCGGGAGGCCTCGCCGTCGCTGAACTACACGCGGCGCGGGTTCTCGATCAAGCACGGTCGTCTGCACCTGGCGGGCGGGACCGTGCTGACGGTCGTATGGTCGCGTGACCTGCCATCCGCCCCAACCAGCGTGCGTGTGTACCGAGACAGCCTCGGGCACTGGTACGCGTCGTTCGTCGTGACGGCCGAGGCGCAGCCGCTGCCGGTGACCGGAGCGGTGGTCGGTGTGGACTGGGGCGTGAAGGAGACCGCTACCACCACCTCCGACGCCCACGACCTCCCGCACGCCGAGCACGGCAGGACCGCCACCGCCAGGCTCGCCCGCTACCAGCGGATGATGGCCCGCCGCGCGACGCCCAAGAACCGGCCCGACACCGTCGGCTACCGCAAGGCCCGGAAGGCTGCGGCGAAGGTGTCGAAGAAGATCGCCCGTCAGCGGCAGGACAGCGGCCGAAAGTGGGCCAAGACGATCGTCCGAGACTTCGACCACCTCGCCGTGGAAGACTTCCGGCCGCGCTTCCTCGCGAAGTCCACCATGGCCCGCAAGGCGGCCGACGCCGCGATCAGTGCCACGAAGTCGGCCCTGATCGAGCAGGCCCGCAAGCACGGCCGGAACCTGCACCTCGTGCACCCCGCGCACACCACCATGGACTGCGCACCGTGCGGCGCGAGAACCAAGCACGCACTTCCCCTTTCCGAAAGGACGTACACGTGCACCGCATGCGGAGTCTCGTCTCCCAGGGACAAGAACTCCGCCCGCGTGATGCTTGTCCGGGCTGGTCTCAACCCGGCTAGTGCTGATCTTGTAAGACCCGCCCCCTGCTAG